One Candidatus Methylomirabilota bacterium genomic window, CGCCACTTCAAGCAGCACCTCAGGATGTCGCTCGGCGATCTTCAACAGCGTCTGTGCCGCGCCGGATGGCTCGCGCCGACCCTGTTCCCACTGTTCCAGGGTGCGCTTCGAAACGCCAAGGGCTGCAGCAAATTGTGCTTGAGAGAGCCCGCTTTTTAGTCGCACGCGAACGACCCGTGACTGCGGCTCCACGTTCGTGCGTTTGCCTCCCCCCGCTTTGATCTCTCGAACGCCGTCGAGAACTTCCTGCCACACGTCACGCTGGGTCTCGAATGTCGCCAACGCCTTTTCAGTCAGCTTCTTACTCATTTCGGAATACCTCCAACAACTCCTTCAGAATATGCGCGGGGATATTGTCGCGCTTGGCCTTAGCGTAGAGTGTCAGCATCCAGAATTCATCCGGTGCATAACGAACGAAATAGATGACTCGTAGCCCGCCACTTTTGCCCATTCCCGGCCGCATCCACCGTAGTTTCCGAACCCCGCCCGAGCCGGAAACGATCGGTCCGGCCTCGGGGTTCTGCATCATGAACTGCTGAAGTTCAGCGTACTCATCGTCATCCAGGTAGGCGGGACGAGCCCGTTCGAATGCGGACGATTCGATGAATGTGAACATTAAGTATGACTATACGCCTTTGGCGTATAAGAAGCAAGATCGTCGCCGACAATAACCCCATTAAGGAAGTCAGGACCCTTGAGATGGACATCGCGATCACGCTCACCGCTCCAGAGACCCCACGCATCGATGATCGCCTCGACGCGCGAGACAACGCGGGCAACTTCGGATCGAACTCGAGCGTGCCGTGCACGTTCTTGAAGTGCCCCCGGACGTTCGTGACCATCATGTGTCTGACGCAGAACTCGGCTGCGGTATGTCCAGATTCGAACGTCCAGCGCTTCATCGAGCGCCTCCCTTTTTCAGATCTTACCGTCTGTGAGGCATAATGCCATGCGTCGATGCCCGGCGAACGTATCGTTCAGCGGTGGACGGCGCGCGCCAAGAAGTTTCGGCGTATTCCGATGCGTGTGCGCTGGCCGGCCGCTGCCATGAATGGTGCAGCTGCCTCCGCCATCAAGTCTCGCTCTCTACCAGGACCAGGTCCCGGTGCGGCATGACCGCTGCGAAAAGCTCCGACAGTTTCTGGATGGTCGGGACTGATCGACCC contains:
- a CDS encoding helix-turn-helix domain-containing protein, translating into MSKKLTEKALATFETQRDVWQEVLDGVREIKAGGGKRTNVEPQSRVVRVRLKSGLSQAQFAAALGVSKRTLEQWEQGRREPSGAAQTLLKIAERHPEVLLEVAA
- a CDS encoding type II toxin-antitoxin system RelE/ParE family toxin; protein product: MFTFIESSAFERARPAYLDDDEYAELQQFMMQNPEAGPIVSGSGGVRKLRWMRPGMGKSGGLRVIYFVRYAPDEFWMLTLYAKAKRDNIPAHILKELLEVFRNE